One stretch of Podospora bellae-mahoneyi strain CBS 112042 chromosome 2, whole genome shotgun sequence DNA includes these proteins:
- a CDS encoding hypothetical protein (EggNog:ENOG503NWT3; COG:S) — protein MPSFTKTLGVVVAGLAAVASALPSIPKLNKAQLKMYQHAKRQNAAAQALGINDLDILQFALTLEWLEAAFYQQGFARFPVTDFQALGLNERQIEDLTKIGKTEEEHVVLLQSALAQAGVQPVQPCTYNFGFTDAAGMVATAAVLENVGVSAYLGAAALISDGSILTTAGSILTIEARHQTFVRAASGVVAVPQAFDTPLTPKQVFSLAAPFIESCPEGSNLILTAFPSLALGAGIDAATVTAGTVIRLESEAAAGATHCGFTTGGNPGGTVFTTFTQEAGCEVPQNLAGVTYVSLTSAGPLTGVITDEITVAGPMVMQVS, from the exons ATGCCTTCATTCACAAAGACacttggggtggttgttgcggGACTTGCGGCTGTTGCTTCGGCCCTCCCATCAATtcccaagctcaacaaggccCAGCTGAAGATGTACCAACACGCGAAGCGTCAAAACGCTGCTGCTCAGGCTCTTGGTATCAACGATCTTGACATTCTTCAGTT cgccctcaccctcgaaTGGCTCGAAGCAGCCTTCTACCAGCAAGGCTTCGCCCGCTTCCCTGTCACCGACTTCCAAGCCCTCGGCCTTAACGAGCGCCAAATCGAGGACCTGACCAAGATCGGCAAGACCGAAGAGGAGCACGTCGTGCTTCTCCAATCCGCCCTCGCCCAGGCCGGCGTCCAGCCCGTCCAGCCTTGCACATACAACTTCGGCTTCACCGACGCCGCCGGCATGgtcgccaccgccgccgtcctCGAGAACGTGGGTGTATCCGCCTACCTcggcgccgccgccctcatcTCCGACGgctccatcctcaccaccgccggctccatcctcaccatcgAGGCCCGCCACCAGACCTTTGTCCGCGCCGCCAGCGGGGTGGTTGCCGTCCCCCAGGCGTTCGACACCCCTCTCACGCCGAAGCAAGTCTTTTCGCTCGCTGCGCCTTTTATCGAGAGCTGCCCTGAGGGGTCGAACTTGATCTTGACTGCGTTCccatccttggccttgggcgCGGGGATTGACGCGGCGACTGTTACTGCTGGTACTGTCATCCGGCTGGAGAGCGAGGCTGCTGCCGGGGCTACGCACTGCGGCTTCACTACTGGTGGCAACCCCGGCGGTACTGTCTTCACTACCTTCACGCAGGAGGCCGGGTGCGAGGTGCCCCAGAACTTGGCCGGTGTCACCTATGTCAGCTTGACCAGCGCGGGTCCTTTGACGGGTGTGATTACCGATGAGATTACCGTTGCCGGGCCTATGGTTATGCAGGTGTCATAA